One genomic window of Candidatus Minimicrobia sp. QA0096 includes the following:
- a CDS encoding NUDIX hydrolase, producing the protein MTKSIICKDVFGNQYTVPVDELNIRVGVYVVIIEDNKILLTRQWDGYSLIGGGVEKGETIEESIVREVKEEAGLTITPDRIIHQATTFFKRNAESQANQSIQLYFTHSQLHGKINNDNITDSEKTYANGMPEWVDLSEIDNINFRHSVDLKTILQAYISQSRTR; encoded by the coding sequence ATGACTAAATCTATCATCTGTAAAGACGTCTTCGGCAATCAATACACCGTTCCCGTTGACGAACTAAATATTCGCGTCGGCGTGTACGTGGTGATTATTGAGGATAATAAGATTCTTTTAACTCGGCAATGGGACGGATATAGCCTAATTGGCGGCGGTGTCGAGAAAGGCGAAACGATCGAGGAATCGATTGTCCGTGAAGTTAAGGAGGAAGCTGGACTGACTATCACACCAGATAGAATTATTCACCAAGCAACCACTTTCTTCAAGCGCAACGCTGAGTCGCAAGCTAACCAGTCGATTCAGCTGTATTTTACCCATAGTCAACTGCATGGAAAAATAAATAACGACAATATAACCGACAGCGAGAAGACCTACGCCAACGGCATGCCGGAGTGGGTTGATTTGAGTGAGATTGATAATATAAATTTCCGCCACAGCGTGGATCTAAAAACAATTTTACAGGCGTATATTTCGCAATCTCGCACCCGCTAA
- a CDS encoding non-canonical purine NTP pyrophosphatase — protein sequence MKQENSPIYFITSNHSKFTSLQELLQPLGVDLRQLDYDFDEGRGLDIQTIAKSKLSQAKKAFPNKRLVVDDRGFFIPALKGFPGPFVKLLLNSFSYPGIIKLMKGEADRRAIFSFAVGYFDGEKDHIFVANEEGFIVDEPCGNNLHGWTELLYIYGHPSFPGRSLAELNDEEWQEYLTIIEKVDGLAMFRDYLSGENND from the coding sequence ATGAAACAAGAAAATAGTCCAATTTATTTTATCACTTCCAACCACAGTAAATTCACCAGTCTTCAAGAACTCCTTCAGCCGCTTGGTGTTGATTTAAGGCAGCTCGATTATGATTTTGACGAAGGGCGCGGACTAGATATTCAAACGATTGCCAAAAGTAAATTATCTCAAGCCAAGAAAGCGTTTCCGAACAAGCGCCTGGTCGTTGATGATCGCGGTTTCTTCATCCCGGCGCTGAAAGGTTTTCCGGGGCCGTTTGTTAAATTGCTACTGAATAGCTTTAGCTATCCCGGCATTATCAAGTTAATGAAGGGTGAGGCTGATCGTCGAGCTATTTTTTCTTTTGCGGTTGGCTATTTTGACGGCGAAAAAGACCACATTTTCGTAGCCAACGAAGAGGGATTTATCGTTGACGAGCCATGTGGCAATAATCTCCATGGCTGGACGGAATTGTTATATATTTATGGACATCCGAGCTTTCCTGGTCGCAGTTTGGCAGAGTTGAACGACGAAGAATGGCAGGAATATCTGACGATAATTGAGAAAGTTGATGGGCTCGCGATGTTTAGGGATTATTTAAGTGGAGAGAATAATGACTAA
- a CDS encoding GrpB family protein encodes MSVEIKRSKKDISAVFTRVKNKLALVLADSSQIHHVGSTAVLGLDGKNILDILISAKDSEHMNELRDKLVAIGYFPSLNPSSRQGYIFLASRQEETDEGDIHIHLAVANTETHDNFLIIRDYLRSHNDEADQYSKIKYQYAKQANYDRSAYKKLKAAYVDKLLQRARQWENGG; translated from the coding sequence ATGTCGGTTGAAATTAAAAGATCCAAAAAAGATATATCGGCTGTCTTTACGCGCGTGAAAAATAAATTAGCGCTAGTGCTTGCGGATAGTTCGCAAATTCATCATGTCGGCAGTACCGCGGTACTTGGTTTGGATGGTAAAAATATTCTAGATATCCTTATTTCTGCTAAAGATAGCGAACACATGAACGAGCTGCGAGACAAATTGGTAGCAATTGGATATTTTCCTTCATTAAATCCAAGTTCCCGTCAAGGGTATATCTTCCTGGCGTCCCGACAAGAAGAAACTGACGAGGGCGATATTCATATTCACCTCGCGGTCGCGAATACTGAAACGCACGATAACTTCTTAATTATCAGAGATTATCTAAGGTCTCACAATGACGAAGCTGATCAATATTCAAAGATAAAATATCAATATGCCAAGCAAGCAAATTACGACAGGTCAGCGTATAAAAAACTTAAAGCAGCTTACGTCGATAAGTTATTGCAACGTGCCAGGCAATGGGAAAATGGCGGCTAA
- the cyaB gene encoding class IV adenylate cyclase — translation MIELESKFKVLGDITQSDLLAVLKDQFIAPISSKRQIDTVFLLPEQVDAPIVPGSKIMRVRDVLNPETGELQQSLMTLKVEGQAKLVSDEYEFAVDDGDTARQMLTALGWQEIVTVDKVRLESKTKDYTICIDEVAGLGLFIELEVLTEDSADVKNIQQQMCNFLKNLDIDGKLWKIPYDTSIRNMQNNV, via the coding sequence ATGATCGAATTAGAGTCCAAATTTAAGGTATTAGGCGACATAACGCAGAGCGATCTTCTCGCCGTTCTTAAAGACCAATTCATCGCGCCCATCTCAAGCAAACGCCAAATTGATACAGTATTTTTATTGCCCGAGCAAGTTGACGCGCCAATTGTTCCTGGCTCAAAAATTATGCGAGTGCGCGATGTTCTTAATCCGGAAACTGGTGAGCTGCAACAAAGCTTGATGACGCTGAAGGTCGAAGGGCAGGCAAAGCTGGTGTCTGATGAATATGAATTTGCAGTTGATGACGGAGATACGGCGCGCCAAATGCTCACAGCGCTGGGCTGGCAAGAAATTGTTACGGTTGATAAAGTCCGCCTTGAATCGAAAACCAAAGATTACACGATTTGCATCGACGAAGTTGCTGGATTGGGACTATTTATTGAACTGGAAGTTTTGACCGAAGATAGTGCCGACGTAAAAAATATTCAGCAGCAAATGTGCAATTTTCTGAAAAACCTGGATATCGATGGCAAATTATGGAAAATTCCGTACGACACAAGCATTAGAAATATGCAAAATAACGTTTAA
- a CDS encoding alpha/beta fold hydrolase: protein MLDKIIHRWLRIPYSLNVHYFSRPEKSKATILLIHGLGTSWKTWTPLEPYLPKDTRVIAIDMLGFGNSPKPDWKSYNVHDQAASIVATLRREFINNVDIVIGHSMGSLAAVELAKQYPKLSRSLILCSPPIYYPRVDEKIHHPEKILRALYEFFNSHPRSSKRFLQFADRHNIWPDAGFKADEVTSESFLMALNTAIINQTTMNDITKLTLPIAILSGKLDPLIVERNLKKLAKDHNNITHTSMATQRHEITSAYAKKISEIIKQHLAENIHQKRVAL from the coding sequence ATGTTGGACAAGATTATTCATCGCTGGTTACGGATTCCGTATTCATTAAACGTGCATTATTTTTCTCGTCCGGAAAAATCGAAAGCGACGATTTTACTTATTCATGGATTAGGCACATCCTGGAAAACATGGACGCCGCTGGAGCCGTATTTACCAAAAGACACGCGAGTTATAGCAATTGATATGCTGGGGTTTGGCAATTCGCCCAAGCCTGATTGGAAATCCTACAATGTTCACGACCAAGCCGCAAGCATTGTCGCCACCTTGCGTAGGGAATTCATAAATAACGTCGATATTGTCATTGGTCATTCTATGGGGTCGCTGGCCGCCGTAGAGCTCGCCAAGCAATATCCGAAGTTAAGCAGGTCGCTGATTTTGTGTAGTCCGCCGATATATTATCCGAGGGTTGACGAAAAAATTCATCATCCAGAGAAAATTTTGCGTGCGCTTTATGAGTTTTTCAATAGTCATCCGCGCAGTTCGAAACGCTTTTTGCAATTCGCTGATCGGCATAATATTTGGCCTGACGCTGGATTTAAGGCTGATGAGGTTACTTCCGAATCCTTCTTGATGGCCTTAAACACCGCAATTATCAATCAGACGACAATGAATGATATCACCAAGCTCACTCTTCCGATTGCTATTTTGTCTGGAAAACTCGACCCGCTGATTGTCGAGAGAAACCTGAAGAAATTAGCAAAAGATCATAACAATATCACTCATACGTCAATGGCAACTCAGCGACACGAAATAACTAGCGCATACGCTAAAAAAATATCTGAAATTATAAAACAGCACTTGGCGGAAAATATTCACCAAAAACGAGTCGCTCTATAG
- the rpsI gene encoding 30S ribosomal protein S9, protein MADTYFYGLGRRKSASASVRLLPGKGTITINGKPAAEYLNGNKTLLAEVTDPLAIVSKQKEFDVTILVKGGGLAGQVDAIKLGIAKALTAAHADLRPVLKKAELLKRDPREKERKKYGLRSARKREQFSKR, encoded by the coding sequence ATGGCTGATACTTATTTCTACGGCTTAGGTCGACGCAAAAGTGCTTCAGCAAGCGTTCGATTGCTTCCTGGAAAAGGCACTATCACTATCAACGGCAAACCTGCCGCTGAGTACCTGAACGGCAACAAAACCTTACTAGCAGAAGTAACCGATCCACTTGCAATTGTCAGCAAGCAAAAAGAATTCGACGTTACTATCCTAGTTAAGGGTGGCGGCTTAGCTGGTCAAGTTGACGCTATCAAGCTTGGTATCGCAAAGGCTTTGACTGCAGCTCACGCCGACCTGCGTCCAGTTCTGAAGAAGGCTGAGCTATTGAAGCGTGACCCACGCGAGAAAGAGCGCAAGAAGTACGGTCTTCGTTCTGCTCGTAAGCGCGAACAGTTCTCTAAGCGTTAG
- the rplM gene encoding 50S ribosomal protein L13 — MKTYSQKPSEVSRRWVLFDASELPLGRLATEIAKHLTGKYKPTYTPHIDGGDYVVVINAAQTVVTGYKETDKYYYRHSGFPGGIKETQFKEMRERHPERIIEEAVKGMLPKNKLQAERLKRLRIFAGSDHAHTAQTPEKVEVK, encoded by the coding sequence ATGAAGACTTATTCACAAAAACCATCTGAAGTTTCTCGCCGTTGGGTATTGTTTGACGCTAGCGAATTACCACTTGGACGTTTGGCTACAGAGATTGCTAAGCATTTGACTGGTAAATACAAGCCAACTTACACTCCTCATATTGACGGTGGCGACTACGTAGTTGTTATCAATGCTGCGCAAACAGTCGTTACTGGATACAAGGAAACTGATAAGTATTACTATCGCCACAGTGGTTTCCCGGGTGGAATTAAGGAAACGCAATTCAAAGAAATGCGCGAACGCCACCCAGAGCGAATTATTGAAGAAGCTGTTAAAGGTATGCTGCCAAAGAATAAATTGCAAGCAGAGCGTCTAAAGCGTCTACGCATTTTTGCTGGCAGCGACCACGCTCACACAGCACAAACACCAGAGAAAGTTGAGGTGAAGTAA
- the rplQ gene encoding 50S ribosomal protein L17, producing MHRHGYQGRKFGRERDQRRALLKGLATSLVEYGKIETTLPKAKELKRHIEKIITKAKKGDLASRRQVIAALSTRAAAYKLVDEIAPQLSGRTSGHVRVERTRLRVGDGAQMAIIEFVDDIKPMPKEGK from the coding sequence ATGCATAGACACGGATATCAAGGGCGCAAGTTCGGCCGCGAGCGTGATCAGCGACGAGCCCTACTCAAAGGTCTGGCTACCAGCTTGGTTGAGTACGGAAAAATCGAGACCACCTTGCCAAAGGCTAAGGAACTAAAGCGTCACATTGAAAAAATCATCACCAAGGCTAAAAAGGGCGACCTAGCAAGCCGACGTCAGGTGATTGCAGCATTAAGCACACGCGCCGCTGCTTACAAACTAGTTGATGAAATTGCACCACAGCTAAGTGGTCGAACCAGCGGACACGTTCGCGTTGAACGAACACGTTTGCGAGTCGGCGACGGCGCTCAAATGGCAATCATCGAGTTTGTTGACGATATTAAACCAATGCCAAAGGAAGGAAAATAA
- a CDS encoding DNA-directed RNA polymerase subunit alpha, which translates to MAKAIYNPALASVDDISATSATFLIEPLHPGYGNTLGNSLRRVLLSSVRGGAVVAFRIEGATHEFTTVEGIKEDVVDIMLNLKNVHLRVFTDDPVELRIEKSGAGEVTAADIKTNADVEVVNPEQVIATIDDPNKHLVMDLVVEAGCGYQTIEESSEKRLHSDMIAIDAMYSPVLRVRYKVDSTRVGQETNLDKLAITVETNGTITPREAFEEAAAILVNQYTALAGNTMVTGAPALGAAKEDEESELAMPIEELNLSARTTNALINNEIRTIRDLVTLTEQDLRELKGFGSKALDEVRDKMAELEF; encoded by the coding sequence ATGGCAAAAGCAATTTACAATCCAGCACTCGCGAGCGTTGATGATATTTCAGCAACCAGTGCTACTTTTCTAATCGAGCCACTTCACCCAGGCTACGGTAATACTCTTGGTAACTCATTGCGACGCGTTCTATTGTCAAGCGTTCGCGGTGGCGCAGTTGTAGCTTTCAGGATTGAGGGCGCAACTCACGAGTTTACTACTGTTGAAGGTATCAAAGAAGATGTTGTCGACATTATGTTGAACTTGAAGAACGTTCACCTACGCGTATTTACTGACGATCCAGTTGAACTGCGCATTGAGAAATCTGGCGCTGGCGAAGTAACTGCCGCTGACATTAAAACTAATGCTGATGTTGAAGTCGTTAACCCAGAGCAAGTAATTGCTACAATCGATGACCCAAACAAGCATTTGGTTATGGATTTGGTAGTTGAGGCAGGTTGCGGTTACCAGACAATTGAAGAGTCAAGCGAAAAGCGTTTGCACAGCGACATGATTGCTATTGATGCAATGTACTCACCAGTTCTACGCGTTCGCTACAAAGTCGACTCAACTCGTGTTGGCCAGGAGACAAACTTGGACAAATTGGCAATCACTGTTGAAACTAACGGCACAATCACACCTCGTGAGGCGTTCGAAGAAGCAGCAGCGATTCTTGTCAACCAATACACAGCTTTGGCTGGCAATACGATGGTAACTGGCGCGCCAGCACTTGGTGCAGCTAAGGAAGACGAAGAGTCAGAGCTAGCAATGCCAATCGAAGAGCTAAACTTAAGCGCCCGCACGACGAACGCGCTAATTAACAATGAAATCCGCACTATTCGCGATTTGGTAACTTTGACTGAGCAAGATTTGCGAGAATTGAAAGGTTTCGGTTCAAAGGCACTAGACGAAGTACGTGACAAGATGGCGGAGTTGGAGTTTTAA
- the rpsD gene encoding 30S ribosomal protein S4 — MARDNSPIVKQSRREGYALHPKAHKILAKKSGIPGQHAHGRQNKPSLYATQLREKQKVRRLYGLVEKQFARLMDEATRAQEGLAGENLLKLLERRLDNVVYRSGFAVSRRAARQLVSHGHFELNGRRVDIPSIRVKAGDVITVRPKSTKSEYFTRIDDVINNSVQGPLSWLKADSKKLKIEVTGLPKREEAEADINEQLIVEYYSR; from the coding sequence ATGGCACGAGATAATTCACCAATTGTCAAGCAAAGCCGCCGCGAAGGTTATGCGCTTCATCCAAAAGCACATAAAATTTTGGCGAAAAAATCTGGTATTCCAGGTCAGCATGCACATGGTCGTCAGAATAAGCCAAGCCTATACGCTACGCAGCTACGCGAAAAGCAGAAGGTTCGTCGCTTGTACGGTCTAGTCGAGAAGCAGTTTGCTCGCTTGATGGACGAAGCAACACGCGCTCAAGAAGGTTTGGCGGGCGAAAACTTGTTGAAGCTATTAGAGCGCCGTTTGGATAACGTTGTTTATCGTTCTGGATTTGCCGTATCACGCCGCGCAGCTCGTCAACTAGTTAGTCACGGACACTTTGAATTGAACGGCCGACGCGTCGATATTCCATCGATTCGCGTTAAAGCTGGCGATGTCATCACAGTTCGCCCAAAGAGTACCAAGTCAGAGTACTTTACGCGAATTGACGATGTAATCAACAATTCAGTCCAAGGCCCACTAAGTTGGCTAAAAGCTGATAGTAAGAAGCTGAAGATTGAAGTAACTGGTTTGCCAAAGCGCGAGGAAGCAGAAGCTGACATCAACGAGCAATTAATTGTTGAGTATTACTCACGATAA
- the rpsK gene encoding 30S ribosomal protein S11 — translation MADAKSTKKKQRRSVPAGQLHIQATFNNTIVTFSDKKGNVLTASSAGACGFRGSKKGTAYASQVAAEKAAEAAKSQYGLKSVDVFVKGVGLGRDAAIRAVSAFDISVESIKDVTGVPHGGVRPRKARRA, via the coding sequence ATGGCAGACGCAAAATCTACCAAGAAGAAGCAGCGCCGATCAGTCCCAGCTGGTCAGCTGCACATTCAGGCAACATTTAACAATACTATCGTTACTTTTTCCGACAAGAAAGGTAACGTACTAACTGCTTCATCAGCTGGTGCATGTGGTTTCCGTGGAAGTAAAAAAGGTACAGCCTATGCTTCACAGGTTGCTGCTGAAAAAGCTGCTGAAGCTGCGAAATCTCAATACGGCTTGAAGTCTGTTGACGTTTTCGTGAAAGGTGTCGGCTTGGGTCGTGACGCCGCTATTCGTGCGGTCAGCGCCTTCGACATCTCAGTAGAAAGCATTAAGGACGTAACTGGCGTGCCTCACGGCGGTGTTCGTCCACGAAAGGCACGGAGGGCATAA
- the rpsM gene encoding 30S ribosomal protein S13 has translation MARIAGVVIPTEKQVQIALTYIYGIGPKHASSILAAAKIEPTTRVKDLTEAEENKIREIIDSEYTVEGDLQRLVTNNIKRLKDINAYRGLRHKAGLPTRGQRTRTNARTRKGRAIAVGGTQPKAASKT, from the coding sequence ATGGCTCGAATTGCTGGGGTAGTTATCCCAACAGAGAAGCAGGTGCAAATTGCGCTCACCTATATTTACGGTATTGGGCCAAAGCACGCTTCGAGCATCCTTGCGGCGGCTAAAATTGAGCCGACCACTCGGGTGAAAGATCTCACCGAGGCTGAAGAAAACAAGATTCGCGAAATTATTGACAGCGAATACACCGTTGAAGGTGATCTCCAGCGCTTGGTGACAAATAATATTAAGCGCTTGAAAGATATCAACGCCTATCGCGGTCTTCGCCACAAAGCAGGACTGCCAACACGCGGACAGCGGACTCGTACGAATGCACGAACTCGCAAGGGTCGCGCCATCGCCGTGGGCGGTACACAACCAAAAGCAGCAAGTAAGACCTAA
- the rpmJ gene encoding 50S ribosomal protein L36 — protein sequence MKVRAGVKKISPDDKFVRRKGRLYIINKKKPKNKQRQG from the coding sequence ATGAAAGTTCGTGCAGGTGTGAAAAAAATCAGTCCCGATGATAAGTTCGTTCGCCGCAAAGGCCGACTATATATCATCAACAAGAAAAAACCTAAGAATAAGCAAAGGCAGGGTTAA
- the infA gene encoding translation initiation factor IF-1 translates to MASQKEVIKMVGKVVEALPNTQFKVELENGHSIIAHISGRMRKHYIRLVPGDKVEVEMTPYDLTKGRISFRLRDDRPQGR, encoded by the coding sequence ATGGCGAGTCAAAAGGAAGTCATCAAAATGGTAGGAAAGGTAGTGGAAGCACTGCCTAATACTCAATTTAAGGTGGAACTGGAGAATGGCCATAGTATCATCGCGCACATTTCAGGACGAATGCGTAAGCATTATATCCGTCTGGTGCCTGGTGATAAGGTTGAAGTTGAGATGACCCCTTACGATCTTACAAAGGGACGAATCAGCTTCCGCCTACGTGACGATCGACCTCAAGGTCGGTAG
- the secY gene encoding preprotein translocase subunit SecY, whose product MNWRIIFRSLKNKDMQKRLFIVVGIIVVYRLLAHIPVPLAEPTQLRNAISSVLGQSDLGGILNLLSGGALSSFSLVLVGLSPFITASIIIQLLTKAIPRLEELHKDGESGRRKIQQWTRVITVPLAIVQSIAFIFILRQTVLQGGSTTLADPTMMEWIVSITSMTAGSVLLMWLGELITEQGIGNGISIVIFAGIISQLPQMLASLISSLFNTSSGSLNVFNWFTLPVNPVMFWTILIMSIAGLIVLYFLVKINEAQRVITINYAKRVHGNSNYGDVKSILPVKLIAAGVIPVIFAVAFLSLPQFVGQVMKASGNANLLPTANKLITWFQAPNAGSFTGSTAEAFIYPTLYFILVIAFTYFYTGIVFNANEIAENLQKQGGFIEGVRPGAQTETYLMRTVNRLILFGSIVLGVVAILPFVAEYLTYNLTGLQGLRLSIGGTGILIIVSVALETLRQVNSRALMVTYDDFDPDELLDSDKKKSKKRRLFKRK is encoded by the coding sequence ATGAATTGGAGAATAATTTTTCGCTCGCTGAAAAATAAAGATATGCAAAAACGACTATTTATTGTCGTGGGAATAATCGTTGTTTATCGATTATTAGCGCACATTCCAGTGCCATTGGCGGAACCAACGCAACTACGTAACGCGATTTCGTCGGTACTTGGGCAATCTGACCTTGGTGGTATCTTGAACTTGCTGTCTGGTGGCGCGTTGTCGAGCTTCTCTCTGGTGTTGGTTGGACTTAGTCCATTTATTACCGCTAGTATTATTATTCAGCTTCTTACCAAAGCCATTCCAAGGCTTGAGGAACTACATAAAGATGGTGAATCTGGACGTCGAAAAATTCAACAATGGACACGTGTTATTACCGTGCCGCTCGCTATTGTCCAGTCAATCGCTTTCATCTTCATCTTGAGACAAACAGTTCTTCAAGGCGGTAGTACAACATTGGCCGACCCTACGATGATGGAATGGATCGTTTCAATCACTTCAATGACAGCAGGCTCTGTCCTTCTGATGTGGCTCGGTGAGTTGATTACTGAGCAAGGAATCGGCAACGGTATTTCTATCGTAATCTTCGCTGGTATCATCAGCCAATTGCCACAAATGCTCGCGTCATTAATCTCCTCACTGTTCAATACTTCATCTGGCAGTCTAAATGTCTTTAACTGGTTCACTCTTCCTGTAAACCCAGTTATGTTCTGGACGATATTAATCATGTCAATCGCCGGACTCATCGTCCTTTACTTCCTAGTTAAAATCAACGAAGCTCAGCGTGTCATTACGATTAACTACGCAAAGCGAGTTCACGGAAACAGTAATTACGGCGATGTAAAAAGCATTTTGCCAGTTAAATTGATTGCAGCGGGAGTTATTCCGGTCATCTTCGCGGTTGCATTCCTAAGCTTGCCGCAATTTGTTGGTCAAGTTATGAAGGCGTCTGGTAACGCTAATCTTCTACCGACCGCCAACAAATTGATCACTTGGTTCCAAGCTCCAAACGCCGGCTCATTCACCGGCAGTACCGCAGAAGCATTTATCTACCCAACGTTGTATTTTATCTTGGTTATCGCCTTTACGTATTTCTACACTGGAATCGTCTTTAACGCTAATGAAATTGCCGAAAATCTGCAGAAGCAGGGCGGATTTATTGAAGGCGTGCGTCCGGGCGCTCAGACTGAAACGTATCTTATGAGAACTGTCAATCGCTTGATTTTGTTCGGCTCAATTGTCCTAGGAGTCGTGGCTATTTTACCATTCGTTGCGGAATATCTCACGTACAATTTGACAGGCTTGCAAGGTTTGCGTTTGTCAATAGGCGGTACTGGAATCTTGATCATCGTATCTGTTGCCCTTGAAACTCTGCGACAAGTCAACTCGCGTGCGCTGATGGTTACATATGATGACTTTGACCCAGACGAGCTGCTTGATAGCGACAAAAAGAAGAGTAAGAAGCGTCGTTTGTTTAAGAGAAAATAA
- the rplO gene encoding 50S ribosomal protein L15 produces MKYNDLQVSANKNKKRVGRGIAAGQGKTAGRGTKGQNARTGKKLRVMFQGGQRPLAQAVPKARGFKSLRTPAQVVYMDHLNAFDGKTVDNALLFTEGYIATPFHTVKVIARGELKAKVDLKVQAASASVVAAIEKAGGSFEKVATPLRQSMKEAEEK; encoded by the coding sequence ATGAAGTACAATGATCTCCAAGTTTCAGCAAACAAGAATAAAAAACGTGTTGGTCGCGGTATTGCTGCTGGTCAAGGTAAGACTGCTGGTCGCGGTACTAAAGGTCAGAATGCCCGAACGGGTAAGAAGCTTCGCGTAATGTTCCAAGGTGGTCAGCGTCCATTAGCTCAAGCTGTGCCAAAGGCTCGCGGATTCAAGAGCTTGCGAACTCCAGCTCAAGTTGTGTACATGGATCATTTGAACGCATTTGACGGCAAGACCGTTGACAATGCTTTGTTGTTCACTGAAGGCTACATTGCAACTCCTTTCCACACGGTTAAGGTGATTGCTCGTGGTGAATTGAAGGCTAAGGTTGACTTGAAAGTACAAGCTGCCTCAGCTTCAGTTGTTGCTGCCATCGAAAAAGCTGGTGGCTCATTCGAGAAAGTAGCTACGCCTTTGCGCCAAAGCATGAAAGAAGCTGAAGAGAAATAA
- the rpsE gene encoding 30S ribosomal protein S5, which yields MAEQAANTTPRAEGRRPRNPRGGRRDDRRNVRDDAPKEFEELVINIDRVSRVVKGGRRFRFKALVVVGNRKDKVGVGVAKGADVQAAVAKATSVAKKHLITLPLNGETIPHDSEVKFSGARVLIKPAAPGTGIIAGGVVRQIIGVTGVRNLLTKSLGSTNKVNIAYATIEALKSLVPRDQWLSAQPVKKVAKKEAK from the coding sequence ATGGCAGAGCAAGCTGCAAATACTACCCCACGTGCAGAAGGTCGTCGACCTCGAAATCCACGTGGTGGTCGCCGCGATGACCGGCGAAATGTGCGCGATGACGCACCAAAAGAATTTGAAGAATTGGTAATCAACATTGATCGCGTTTCTCGCGTGGTTAAAGGTGGTCGTCGCTTCCGATTTAAGGCTTTGGTGGTTGTTGGTAACCGCAAAGATAAAGTTGGTGTCGGTGTTGCCAAGGGTGCAGATGTTCAAGCTGCAGTTGCTAAGGCTACGTCAGTCGCTAAAAAGCACCTAATTACATTGCCGCTAAACGGTGAGACAATTCCACACGACAGCGAAGTTAAATTCTCTGGCGCACGCGTATTGATCAAGCCAGCTGCTCCTGGTACCGGTATTATCGCTGGTGGTGTAGTTCGCCAAATTATCGGCGTAACGGGCGTTCGTAACCTATTGACCAAATCTCTTGGCTCAACCAACAAGGTTAACATTGCTTACGCGACTATTGAAGCTCTAAAATCATTAGTTCCACGTGATCAATGGCTAAGCGCTCAGCCTGTAAAAAAGGTTGCCAAAAAGGAGGCTAAATAA
- the rplR gene encoding 50S ribosomal protein L18: MAENKKLLNRALRKNRVRAKVSGTAERPRLTVTISNLHVSAQLIDDVAGKTLAAATTVGTKATGTMTEKSAAIGTEIAKKAKKIKISAVVFDRNGRQYAGRLKALADAARQEGLEF, encoded by the coding sequence ATGGCTGAAAATAAGAAGCTACTCAACCGCGCTCTTCGCAAAAACCGCGTTCGCGCTAAGGTTTCAGGTACGGCAGAGCGCCCACGCTTGACAGTTACTATTAGCAATTTGCACGTTAGCGCGCAATTGATTGACGATGTGGCTGGTAAAACATTGGCTGCAGCAACTACAGTTGGCACAAAAGCGACTGGCACGATGACTGAAAAAAGTGCCGCTATCGGTACTGAAATCGCTAAAAAAGCAAAGAAAATTAAGATTAGCGCAGTAGTGTTTGATCGCAATGGTCGTCAATACGCTGGCCGCCTAAAGGCTTTGGCTGATGCTGCGCGCCAAGAAGGATTGGAGTTCTAG